In one Leptospira fletcheri genomic region, the following are encoded:
- a CDS encoding TMEM175 family protein encodes MLWSHNYNRLAGQRIHRTEALADGVFAVAFTLLVLDIKLPATELIRSESDLIAYLVSISHKLLSYGLSFITLGIFWTAHSMQFTFIRKSDRHLSWISVLYLSFVSLLPFSTAFLSEFIQFKTAVVLYWLNLVLLGATIYFHWAYAYRNDLLDTDHPDIQAIDRIIRKRVIYAQIFYGLSTMLCLIDNYLSIAVTFLIQLNYAVAPRFKRKRT; translated from the coding sequence GTGCTCTGGAGTCATAATTACAATCGATTAGCGGGGCAAAGAATCCATAGAACGGAGGCATTGGCTGACGGAGTCTTTGCGGTCGCATTTACTTTGCTTGTTCTGGATATTAAGTTACCCGCAACGGAATTGATCCGGTCGGAATCGGATCTTATTGCATATTTGGTTTCCATTTCGCATAAGCTATTGAGTTATGGGTTGAGTTTCATCACTCTGGGGATTTTTTGGACGGCGCACTCCATGCAATTCACCTTTATCCGGAAGAGTGACCGTCACTTAAGCTGGATTTCCGTTCTGTATTTATCATTCGTTTCCCTCTTGCCTTTTAGCACCGCTTTTTTAAGCGAATTCATCCAATTCAAAACCGCAGTGGTTCTTTATTGGCTGAACCTAGTATTGCTAGGCGCCACGATTTATTTCCATTGGGCTTACGCTTATCGGAACGATCTGTTGGACACCGACCACCCCGACATTCAGGCGATCGATCGGATCATCCGAAAGCGGGTGATCTACGCCCAAATATTTTACGGCTTGTCTACGATGCTCTGTCTGATCGATAATTACCTTAGCATCGCAGTTACGTTCCTGATCCAATTGAATTATGCCGTCGCGCCGCGTTTCAAAAGAAAGAGAACGTAA
- the lp30 gene encoding plasminogen-binding receptor Lp30 has product MRPYFERMMLLVFFAMIANCTSHVIRAYNPTNEKDKKNFGLVAFGFYVYNPEMNGPFGIGKLLSKDSGTVYTYLTSDSIKFSEVILKDGKGNVVTANPYPMEAPTIMEKVGSTQYYEGKKGYIEPFYLLLSVDPKKEYLISRVTYTYQINCGQNCQRTIVRDFPLDSNQSFKSFPIRAKAGEITFGGIIMAKVIRTTKENPYGLIDDAAGITELFSGNKVAIVFEPGEGYIKSMDSNFLRKVFYNDISIDKVDKKNAEKLFYEKLSKAYPDGFWKKLAETKQQAFSK; this is encoded by the coding sequence ATGCGACCTTACTTCGAAAGAATGATGCTATTGGTATTTTTTGCAATGATCGCAAATTGTACAAGCCACGTAATTCGAGCCTATAATCCGACAAACGAAAAGGATAAGAAGAATTTTGGATTGGTAGCGTTCGGTTTCTACGTCTATAATCCGGAAATGAACGGCCCATTCGGGATCGGAAAGCTGCTCAGCAAAGATTCCGGTACCGTTTATACATATTTGACTTCCGATTCTATCAAGTTCTCCGAGGTTATCTTAAAAGACGGAAAAGGGAATGTGGTTACGGCAAATCCTTATCCGATGGAAGCGCCTACTATCATGGAAAAAGTAGGCTCTACCCAATACTATGAGGGAAAAAAAGGGTACATTGAACCGTTCTACTTATTGCTCTCGGTCGATCCTAAGAAAGAATACTTGATATCCAGAGTAACGTATACTTACCAAATCAATTGTGGACAGAATTGTCAGAGAACGATTGTTCGGGATTTTCCTCTCGATTCCAATCAATCCTTCAAATCGTTTCCTATAAGAGCGAAGGCGGGAGAAATAACGTTCGGCGGGATTATCATGGCGAAAGTGATTCGCACTACCAAAGAGAATCCTTACGGATTGATCGATGATGCCGCCGGGATTACGGAATTGTTTTCGGGGAATAAGGTTGCCATAGTTTTTGAACCCGGGGAAGGTTACATTAAAAGTATGGATTCGAATTTCCTCCGAAAAGTTTTTTATAATGATATATCGATAGACAAAGTAGATAAGAAGAACGCCGAAAAATTATTTTATGAAAAATTGTCGAAAGCATATCCGGACGGCTTTTGGAAAAAGCTAGCTGAGACGAAACAACAGGCATTCTCGAAATAA
- a CDS encoding LIC_13387 family protein, which produces MKPKILLRIAALLILFHTVGHTFGMQNRKNVQEPSAQSLLQSMSEVKVPMMGKVTNRSYDDFYYGMGIALSVSLFSVALLLWLLGNVSEKNANTVRILSIPILIHLAGLAVIEFLYFFPLPAWTSALACVCIGASLVKRSDG; this is translated from the coding sequence ATGAAACCTAAAATTCTTTTGCGTATCGCAGCACTTTTGATCCTCTTCCATACGGTAGGGCACACGTTCGGAATGCAGAACAGAAAGAATGTCCAAGAACCTTCCGCTCAGTCTTTGCTGCAGTCGATGTCGGAAGTTAAGGTACCGATGATGGGAAAAGTCACGAACCGTTCCTACGATGATTTCTATTACGGAATGGGAATCGCGCTTTCCGTGTCCTTGTTTTCCGTCGCTCTTCTTCTTTGGTTGCTCGGAAACGTTTCCGAGAAAAACGCGAACACGGTTCGTATTTTGTCCATTCCGATCCTGATTCATTTGGCGGGATTGGCGGTCATCGAGTTTCTTTACTTTTTTCCTTTACCCGCCTGGACTTCCGCTCTCGCTTGCGTTTGCATCGGAGCTAGTCTGGTAAAACGGTCCGACGGATAG
- a CDS encoding spinster family MFS transporter: MELSGKQTENAWKILILLFFANLLNFFDRTIPAILVEPIRHEWTLSDLELGLMGSVFTVVYAIAGVPLGRLADSGTRKKIMGWGLSAWSLFTGINGLAWNYLSFLFVRMGVGVGEATYAPAANSMIGDLFPAHKRARATGIFMLGLPLGLLLAFFTVGAMVKSFGTWRAPFFIAAVPGFILAVCFFLIREPERGAAEAVRISEKTVSQPIKTVLKNRTMWWLILSGLTFNFAVYAVNSFLVSLLQRYFHVSLTEAAITTGCIVGVTGLVGLTLGGWLADRIHQRWERGRLLFGAFNLLVCGIAVWFALKQPESSVLLFSSLFGFGWLLSYNYYTCVYPAIQDVIEPRLRATAMALYFAAMYLLGGAAGPTVVGWISDQYSRKAMIESGTMEMSERFKAIGLHEALILIPFTVLVSAIFVFFASRSFAEDARRMKQSLSDRT; this comes from the coding sequence ATGGAATTATCCGGAAAACAGACCGAAAATGCATGGAAGATCCTGATCCTATTATTCTTTGCGAACCTGCTGAACTTTTTCGATCGAACGATACCCGCAATTCTAGTGGAACCCATACGCCACGAATGGACGTTAAGCGACCTGGAGCTAGGGCTCATGGGTTCCGTTTTCACGGTGGTGTATGCGATAGCCGGCGTTCCCCTAGGCAGACTCGCGGATTCCGGAACCAGAAAGAAAATCATGGGCTGGGGACTCAGCGCCTGGAGTCTCTTTACCGGAATTAACGGTCTTGCTTGGAACTACCTCTCGTTTCTCTTCGTTCGAATGGGAGTGGGAGTCGGAGAAGCCACGTATGCTCCCGCCGCAAATTCCATGATCGGCGATCTTTTTCCCGCTCACAAAAGAGCGCGTGCCACCGGGATCTTCATGCTGGGACTTCCTCTCGGGTTGCTTCTCGCATTTTTTACCGTCGGAGCCATGGTAAAATCCTTCGGAACTTGGCGGGCCCCGTTTTTCATTGCCGCAGTCCCGGGTTTTATTTTGGCGGTCTGTTTTTTTCTGATCCGCGAACCGGAAAGAGGAGCCGCGGAAGCAGTCCGAATTTCCGAAAAAACGGTTTCGCAACCGATCAAAACCGTTTTGAAAAATAGGACGATGTGGTGGCTTATTTTATCCGGGCTGACCTTCAACTTTGCAGTGTATGCCGTAAATAGTTTTCTGGTTTCTTTGTTGCAGAGATACTTTCACGTTTCCCTAACCGAGGCGGCCATAACTACGGGATGCATCGTCGGAGTCACCGGGCTTGTCGGCTTAACTCTCGGAGGATGGTTGGCCGACCGCATTCACCAAAGGTGGGAAAGAGGTCGACTTCTCTTCGGAGCGTTCAATCTCTTAGTTTGCGGAATCGCGGTTTGGTTCGCGTTAAAACAGCCGGAAAGTTCAGTACTTTTGTTTTCTTCTTTATTCGGTTTCGGCTGGCTTCTATCCTACAATTACTATACCTGCGTGTATCCGGCCATCCAGGATGTGATCGAACCCAGACTGAGAGCCACCGCCATGGCCCTTTATTTTGCCGCCATGTACCTGTTAGGCGGAGCAGCCGGCCCGACTGTCGTGGGCTGGATTTCCGATCAGTATTCCCGCAAAGCGATGATCGAATCCGGAACGATGGAAATGTCCGAACGTTTTAAGGCGATCGGACTTCACGAAGCTCTGATTCTCATTCCCTTCACCGTGCTCGTGTCCGCGATTTTCGTGTTCTTCGCCTCCCGCTCCTTTGCGGAAGACGCAAGAAGAATGAAACAAAGCCTGTCGGATCGGACCTAG
- a CDS encoding elongation factor G-like protein, whose product MFLPTLNPGIFAHIDAGKTTLLERILFVTGRISAPGRIEEGTTESDYLPEEIERGISIQSTVARIQYPSSENARLLLQFVDNPGHLDFQSQANASLLVADFGLVLIDSYEGLKSQTFQNVEMLRKSGKPIFIFLNKLDRQGADILSSLVDLEVALGREPTLLFREDGTVPLLDKSGAEGEFLPLLEWDASLSEEYLKHPERLSELALLGFVRGFWAGRIFPVLGGSALHGNGVKELLSIFELVALGRPKSSPQNEEIAGIVFKREVHPELGKLLHFQALAPMQVGDRFFSEGAALQIQNLYRISAREAEETSNAEPGELLATTSFLSPHPGDVFTRHNVPNPNLLSPARKQFQILLEPERGEDREEFWGVLQELAWLDESVSLDILSDTGQFRLSGTGELHLEISLSRLKESFPKSFQTSGIKVARFALWKNLVKKVAFQHTAFDQKVSSGQVLASLESSHSFSKGVRFQTQLPEEVESAIAFAFEEVLATGRNGDEVLGVQMIVNSFEPPSGGFGEDLSSLIKVAVIKGLKDIIPSNTDPIGPVSEIEILLPDSYLGDVLASLAKREAKIRKVVSVAEGRSLIQASAAAQNLLGFSGVLRNMAQGRGVLSLDTLFDFDHHSVLH is encoded by the coding sequence ATGTTTCTTCCAACCTTGAATCCGGGGATTTTTGCGCATATCGATGCCGGTAAGACCACGTTACTGGAACGGATCCTATTTGTGACCGGTAGAATCTCCGCTCCCGGCAGAATCGAGGAAGGGACGACAGAGTCGGATTATCTTCCCGAGGAGATCGAAAGGGGAATTTCCATCCAATCCACAGTCGCGAGAATTCAGTATCCCAGCTCGGAGAACGCGAGGCTTCTTCTGCAATTCGTGGACAATCCGGGACATTTGGATTTCCAATCCCAAGCGAACGCTTCCTTGCTTGTCGCGGATTTCGGCCTAGTGCTCATCGATTCGTACGAGGGTTTGAAATCCCAAACGTTCCAAAATGTGGAGATGCTCCGCAAATCCGGAAAACCCATATTCATTTTTCTGAATAAACTAGATCGTCAAGGTGCGGATATCCTTTCTTCCCTCGTGGATCTGGAGGTGGCTCTGGGACGAGAACCCACGCTTCTTTTCCGGGAAGACGGAACGGTGCCTTTATTGGACAAGTCCGGCGCGGAAGGGGAGTTTCTCCCTTTATTGGAGTGGGACGCTTCTCTCTCCGAAGAATACCTGAAACATCCGGAACGTCTCTCCGAATTGGCTCTCTTGGGATTCGTACGTGGATTTTGGGCCGGGCGGATTTTTCCGGTGTTAGGAGGTTCCGCTCTTCACGGAAACGGGGTTAAGGAGCTCTTGTCCATTTTCGAACTAGTAGCCCTGGGGCGCCCGAAGTCTTCTCCGCAAAACGAGGAAATTGCGGGGATCGTGTTCAAGCGGGAGGTCCATCCGGAATTGGGGAAGCTTCTGCATTTCCAAGCTCTCGCTCCCATGCAAGTCGGAGACCGGTTTTTTTCCGAAGGTGCGGCTCTACAGATCCAAAATTTGTACCGGATTTCCGCGAGGGAGGCGGAGGAAACTTCTAATGCGGAACCTGGAGAATTGCTCGCAACGACTTCTTTTCTTTCTCCCCACCCGGGAGACGTATTCACACGACATAATGTTCCAAATCCGAACTTATTGTCTCCTGCGAGAAAGCAATTCCAGATCCTATTGGAACCGGAACGGGGAGAAGATCGGGAAGAATTCTGGGGAGTATTGCAGGAGCTTGCTTGGCTGGACGAATCCGTTTCTTTGGATATTCTTTCCGATACGGGGCAATTCCGGCTTTCCGGAACGGGAGAGTTGCATTTGGAGATCTCTCTCTCTCGCCTGAAAGAGTCCTTTCCAAAAAGTTTTCAGACTAGCGGAATCAAAGTTGCAAGATTTGCCTTATGGAAAAATTTGGTGAAAAAGGTCGCATTTCAGCATACCGCGTTCGACCAAAAAGTCTCGAGCGGTCAGGTGCTCGCGTCCTTGGAAAGCTCTCACAGTTTCTCCAAGGGAGTGCGGTTCCAAACACAGCTACCGGAAGAAGTAGAGTCGGCGATTGCTTTCGCTTTTGAGGAAGTGCTCGCCACTGGAAGAAACGGGGATGAAGTTCTCGGAGTCCAGATGATCGTGAATTCTTTCGAACCTCCTTCGGGCGGTTTCGGAGAAGATCTTTCTTCTTTGATCAAGGTGGCCGTGATCAAGGGTTTAAAGGACATAATTCCGTCGAACACGGATCCGATCGGTCCTGTCTCCGAAATAGAGATTCTATTACCGGATTCTTATTTAGGGGACGTCTTAGCCAGCTTGGCAAAGCGGGAGGCTAAGATTCGAAAGGTGGTTTCGGTGGCGGAAGGCCGTTCCTTGATCCAGGCAAGTGCTGCTGCGCAAAACTTGCTTGGCTTTAGCGGTGTCCTTAGAAATATGGCTCAGGGAAGGGGCGTCCTGTCTTTGGACACCCTTTTCGACTTTGATCACCATTCTGTATTGCATTAA
- the tuf gene encoding elongation factor Tu has translation MAKEKFDRSKPHLNVGTIGHVDHGKTTLTAAITTTLAKVLGGKNKAVAYDQIDNAPEEKARGITIATSHQEYETANRHYAHVDCPGHADYVKNMITGAAQMDAAILVVSATDGPMPQTKEHILLARQVGVPYIIVYINKADMLADDEREEMIQMVEMDVRDLLNKYSFPGDNTPIVYGSALKALEGEDSELGTKSIIKLMEALDTYVPNPKRIVDKPFLMPVEDVFSITGRGTVATGRVEQGTLKINDEVEIVGIRPTTKTVVTGIEMFRKLLDAAEAGDNIGALLRGTKKEDIERGQVLAKPGSITPHKKFNAEVYVLTKDEGGRHTPFFNNYRPQFYFRTTDITGVCNLPSGMEMVMPGDNVTMSIELIHPIAMDKGLKFAIREGGKTIGSGVVAEITE, from the coding sequence ATGGCTAAGGAGAAATTCGACAGGTCCAAACCTCACTTAAACGTCGGAACGATCGGGCACGTAGACCACGGGAAAACCACCCTAACTGCAGCAATCACCACCACTTTGGCAAAAGTGTTAGGTGGGAAAAACAAAGCTGTAGCCTACGACCAAATCGACAACGCACCTGAGGAAAAAGCCCGCGGAATCACGATTGCAACCTCTCACCAAGAGTATGAGACCGCAAACCGTCACTATGCTCACGTTGACTGTCCGGGTCACGCTGACTACGTTAAGAACATGATCACCGGCGCTGCTCAAATGGACGCGGCTATTCTGGTGGTTTCTGCTACAGACGGACCAATGCCTCAGACGAAAGAACACATTCTGCTCGCTCGTCAGGTTGGCGTTCCTTACATCATCGTATACATCAACAAAGCCGACATGCTTGCCGACGATGAGCGTGAAGAGATGATCCAAATGGTTGAGATGGACGTTCGCGACCTGCTCAATAAATATAGCTTCCCAGGCGATAACACTCCTATCGTTTACGGATCCGCTCTGAAAGCTCTCGAAGGAGAGGATTCCGAACTCGGAACGAAATCGATCATCAAATTGATGGAAGCTCTGGACACTTACGTTCCGAACCCGAAACGTATCGTAGACAAACCGTTCCTAATGCCTGTGGAAGACGTGTTCTCCATCACCGGCCGTGGAACCGTTGCTACCGGTCGTGTGGAACAAGGAACCCTGAAGATCAACGACGAAGTCGAGATCGTGGGAATTCGTCCTACCACCAAAACCGTCGTTACCGGTATCGAGATGTTCCGCAAATTGTTGGATGCCGCTGAGGCAGGAGACAATATCGGAGCGCTCCTTCGTGGAACTAAAAAAGAGGATATCGAAAGAGGTCAGGTTCTCGCTAAGCCGGGTTCGATCACCCCTCACAAAAAGTTCAACGCGGAAGTTTACGTTCTGACCAAAGACGAAGGTGGACGTCACACTCCGTTCTTCAACAACTACCGTCCTCAGTTCTATTTTAGAACGACCGACATCACCGGCGTTTGTAACCTTCCTTCCGGAATGGAGATGGTTATGCCCGGGGACAACGTAACGATGAGCATCGAGTTGATTCACCCGATCGCCATGGACAAAGGTCTCAAGTTCGCGATTCGCGAAGGCGGAAAGACCATTGGCTCCGGCGTCGTGGCCGAGATCACCGAGTAA
- the rpsJ gene encoding 30S ribosomal protein S10, translating to MAGQKIRVKLKAFDHKLIDQSTYEIVATAKRTGATVSGPIPLPTKKEIYTVLRSPHVNKKSREQFEMKTHKRLIDILDTNEDTVEALMKLQLPAGVSVDIKS from the coding sequence ATGGCTGGCCAAAAGATCAGAGTAAAGCTCAAGGCATTCGATCATAAATTGATCGACCAATCGACTTACGAGATTGTTGCCACTGCCAAGAGGACCGGAGCTACAGTCTCCGGTCCGATTCCTCTTCCAACGAAGAAGGAAATCTACACAGTGCTCCGTTCTCCTCACGTAAATAAAAAATCAAGAGAGCAGTTTGAGATGAAAACTCACAAACGGCTGATCGACATCCTGGACACGAATGAAGACACGGTGGAAGCTTTAATGAAATTGCAGCTTCCTGCCGGAGTGTCCGTGGACATTAAATCCTAA
- the rplC gene encoding 50S ribosomal protein L3, translating into MAKGLIGKKIGMSQIFDEQGNIIPVTVLEVGPCAVSQVKSVEKDGYAAIQLAFQNDKEKHLSKAQMGHLANAGLSPKRVLKEFRDFGDAPAQGAELKAQDVFAVSDTVKVTGTSKGKGFQGVIKRYGHHGGPGAHGSRFHRHPGSMGSNTTPGRVFKGRKLPGRTGSDTKTVLNLKVVRIHEAENLVFVSGSVPGPANTIVTIEKL; encoded by the coding sequence ATGGCAAAGGGATTAATCGGTAAAAAGATAGGGATGTCCCAAATCTTCGACGAGCAAGGAAATATCATTCCTGTAACCGTCTTAGAGGTAGGTCCCTGCGCAGTTTCCCAAGTGAAATCCGTCGAGAAAGACGGTTACGCGGCGATTCAGTTGGCTTTTCAGAATGACAAAGAAAAACATCTGTCAAAAGCCCAAATGGGACATTTGGCAAATGCCGGATTGTCTCCCAAGAGAGTGTTGAAGGAATTCCGGGATTTCGGCGACGCACCTGCACAGGGTGCCGAGCTTAAGGCGCAAGACGTATTTGCAGTTTCCGATACGGTGAAAGTAACGGGGACCAGCAAGGGAAAAGGATTTCAGGGTGTGATCAAACGTTACGGTCACCACGGAGGTCCGGGAGCTCACGGTTCCCGTTTCCATAGACACCCAGGTTCTATGGGTTCCAACACCACACCAGGAAGGGTATTCAAAGGGCGCAAGCTCCCGGGACGCACCGGTTCCGATACCAAAACTGTTTTGAATCTGAAAGTGGTTCGTATTCACGAAGCGGAAAATCTGGTGTTTGTCAGCGGCTCCGTTCCAGGGCCTGCGAATACCATTGTTACCATCGAGAAGCTATAA
- the rplD gene encoding 50S ribosomal protein L4, whose amino-acid sequence MKAQKYSREGKLLSEIELPAAIFESKYSSGAIYDAIKAENANLRSGNHHTKTRAEVSGGGKKPWSQKGTGRARQGSIRAPQWVGGGTVHGPRKRDYSYKVSPKVKRRAVLSILNKKAQSTAIKIVEDLDPKEFNTKAFATLFNNIGLKNTGVIGFMVGGENDFLKKSVRNIPTVKYINSKRISIRDILYNRNLVITEGALGEILKHYGESK is encoded by the coding sequence ATGAAAGCACAGAAGTACTCCAGAGAAGGAAAGCTGTTGTCGGAAATCGAATTGCCAGCGGCAATTTTCGAATCCAAATACAGTAGCGGCGCTATCTACGACGCCATTAAGGCGGAAAACGCTAACCTGCGTTCCGGGAATCACCATACCAAGACCCGAGCAGAAGTTTCCGGGGGCGGGAAAAAACCCTGGTCTCAAAAAGGGACCGGTCGCGCTCGCCAAGGATCCATTCGGGCTCCTCAATGGGTTGGCGGTGGTACCGTTCACGGACCCAGAAAGAGGGATTATTCCTACAAAGTTTCTCCGAAAGTGAAGCGTCGTGCAGTACTTTCGATTCTGAACAAGAAGGCGCAGTCCACGGCGATTAAGATCGTAGAGGATCTGGATCCGAAAGAATTTAATACCAAGGCTTTTGCGACTTTATTCAATAATATCGGATTAAAGAATACCGGAGTCATCGGTTTCATGGTGGGTGGAGAGAACGATTTTCTGAAAAAATCCGTTCGCAACATCCCGACCGTGAAATACATCAACTCCAAACGCATTTCTATCCGGGATATTCTCTACAATCGAAACCTGGTCATCACCGAG